In Juglans regia cultivar Chandler chromosome 13, Walnut 2.0, whole genome shotgun sequence, the DNA window CTTGTCGCTTACGAGCAGTTCAGTGTGTTCGGTACCTGGCCTAGACTAGGGAAGTTGCTTCTCAGAAACCGTTGGAAAAGGTACCAACAATTCTTGAAGAACCAAGATGATGTGATTTTGCCATTGATCAGAGCCCGGAAGAAGTTGAGACAAGAGAGAGGCAAGGCATTCGAACTGATTTCTTACACAGATTCCTTACTGGACCTGAAAATATCCGGAGAGAAAGGTAatgtggaagaagaagatattctGAGCTTGTGCTCGGAGTTCATCAATGCAGGAGCCGACACAAGTACAACGATGCTGCAGTGGGTTTTGGCATATTTAGTGAAACACCCACGAATTCAATCCAAACTTTTTGCAGAAATCAGCGAGGTGGTGGCAAAAGGAGCGAAAGAAGTTGAGGAAGATGATTTGCACAAGATTCCATATCTGAAAGCTGTGGTTCTCGAGAGTCTGAGAATTCACCCTCCAAACACCTCGTTGATTCCACACACGGTCATGGAAGATGTTGAGCTCGGCGGCTACACAATCCCAAAAGACACGACGGTGAACATCGTGACAGCACTGATCGGGAGAGATCCAAACGTGTGGGAGAATCCCATGGAGTTTAGGCCGGAGAGATTGTTGACTGGTGAAGACATTGGAGAAGAAGTGTCTGATGTAACAGCGTTCAAGATGATGCCTTTTGGTGCTGGGAGAAGGATGTGTCCTGGGAACAGACTAGGATTGCTTCTCCTCCAGTATCTTGTCTCAAATCTGGTCTGGAATTTTGAGTTCAAAACAGTGGATGGGGAAGGTGTTGATCTTTCAGAAAAGGAGGAGTTCTTGGTTGTGATGAAGAATCCAGTGCGTGCCTATATATCTCCAAGAATCAAATAGCTAGACAGATCCAAcactgttactttgaagaatgaaaataaaGGCCTTTTGTTCCTCACTTGACATCCAGATGATCCCATTgtagtgatttctttttctttttgcttttgttctATGATTATATATGCTAAACAAAACTGCATCTTTTGAAATAATTTGGCAACTCAACCATCtcaatttattcaatttaaaaaataatattttatttaatttagctaaaatcatctcaaaacaGGAACTAACGTTATCGAAGGATTTTGCAAACCGGTCCAACTCTGCAAATTGCCATGGGCTTGTTGGCCCAATATAGTTGTAAACCGGTAATAAATGGatgacaattttttaaaaatagtatcATTATTTTGCAAaagttttcaccattttaaaacatagatgtaaaaaattattgtgcatttttttaattttcaatttaatttcttttaaacaatatttttttaattgacttgtaattcaaaaaaataattaaaaacttataattgatataatttcatacggtatgttagatatattttataataaaaataattttaaaatttaatatattatatcaatattaatttaaatttataaaatattttgatgactaaagtattattttattttatagttcaattttagtaaataaaatattaaataatttgaacgTCCAATTATAGGTGGCCCACATATTATTGTATTGCAATGCAGAGGCATGatagaaattagaaagagaTATCATTCTTATCTAAGCCTACTTTTCTAGTTGTCTCATCATAGCTTTTCGATTAATccgtatatattattatactgtaaaattgaaaattttgatggGTAAACATTACATCTCATTTactattagtttatattttagcctttttgtttttgtttttatttgaatctgattaaaaattttagaacataacttttttatataatgtaagaaaaaatgaattcaataaattaacttaatttaattaaaaataaattaaattaaattaaattaactcaaaagagtaaaaagaagattaatttttataaaattaaattacattttattacGTTGATGGATTGAATTTAGTACTCCCTTCAAGATTATGCAAAAATATCATGTTCTTGACTTTTTAGTCTagattcaaataataaaaagaaaaaaataattaaataataaaatagtagtaaaaaaagtgtaaggatatcattatctaaattttatttatcgtctatacatcacatatcaggcataattttttattttttttatttattttatatagataatgaatagagtaattcgattaatttaataagaataaaattaaataaaaaattaaaatatatgtaatatgtgTCGTAAGATGATGTGTAGCAAATATTcgtaaaattttatacatttgaCATAAATATTCGTAGCAGTCTAGTTatcacttattttaaattattattataatttttttaaattttaatataaaatataataaataatttaatttttttaaattttaaaataataatattaaaaaataatattttattattttaagaacttaattcaattcaacgTTGAAATAAAAATCTTTTGACGAGGGACCGACAAAACTCACGTGCCGCTGTCCGGTTTGTCGGTGAAGGATTTTTACCATCTAAAGTCTAAAtcaatcattatatatttaactaataaattaaataaacgaTTATAAGCTTTGTTGCCTTTcgatttaattgataaaatttaaattttaaaattcatcatttaaattaattcaattatataaacattttattgtatatattttataaaaaattcttctcattagTTATTATTCATCACTCTACATCatacactctataaaaaaacacCTAATACctaatgaaaaaaaacaaatattttttacgTCGTGTGTTGGATGTGTGATGTAAACGATTGTTAATTTATAgcaaaacttatattttatatactagtttgagaataaaaattataaaattttcttaaaatatattctaaataatGTTTTAAGTCAATCATCTCCCACTGCAGTTACTATTAAGGATTTGTTTGGGGTTACAGTTAGAgtcttaaaaagtatttaaataattttaaaaattttttaatagaaaaataaagttgtttgagtgttacatattaaagtatttttaatctcaaataagttaaaaagtatgtttgaaaaaaaatatcaaacgtAATTCGAATTATAAAAGATAGTTAATGGACGAAAATATCAATATAACTcttagataattacaactttcaaacatTTAAAGATAAtgtcataatatttaaaaattctaataatcaTCATTTCTACCTTAGAAAgtgcttttttaatttattttcaaacaaacgtaacgtgtttgaaagtgttttaaacatatagttactaaacaataaataactttttaataggagaacttattctttaaattatgAGTTATAAATCCTAAAAAACTATAAGCTATATTTCTCACTACAATCTCAAACATGTACTAAAAGTCATTagtatttatttcaaaaaaaaaaaaaaaaaaccattagtaTTGACtcggcaagattttagccattttttattttttattttttaactaatatgCCATTTATTGTGTTCTATCTTATTCCAAACTTAACCTCCCTTATCTatctctctataataataaaatattattttttattatttattgatttctATCAATTTTGAACATGACCGTGTTCAATGAAGGTAATTGAACTACTTAAATGCTCtaataacttaataaaaaatggtatgaagacaACATCATAATAACTTTTTCTTCCACAactacatattaaaatatttatttaaattaaagttatctgaattttatttcattttagtggacttgaatttaaaaaataataatatttaatcttagttttataaaaagtttgttCTAGTTTCTACCTATCGTTAATCTAAGTTAATATGTCCAatccagaaaaaaataaaataacataataaatagCTGTCATTTTCAAGCTCATGGGATGCTgaaagaaaattttcttttcgtAAACCCAATCAATTAAAGATAAAGTTGAGTTCTCAAAAGTTAAAGATAAAGTTAGGTAATCAATTAATAaatgctatatattattttatgatataaagtaagaggttttgagtttggcttcttctattttatttaattaaatattttatatcttaaaagagaatattaaaatataaaataaaataataaataataaaattttactcttCCTGTTAACTTAAACTTTTAGTAAAGTGGTAATTTTACGTTATACTCGATAAATATTGCATATAGCGTATTTTatgtattacaatttttttaatcccaACCTCGTCAATAATTCAAAAGAGAGATGGAGATAATATGTAGACTCTACTGTATCAAGATGCTACACGCTCATCACGTggtctataatattaaaaacaataaagtgGACTGTCCACTTTATAATTGGTGTTGGAAAGTTTATTATAAAGGTTTGGGGTGGGAtcagatataaaatttttattttattttattattatatattttttaaatttttatataaaatataataaaaaattttattcttttaaatttaaaaataataataataataatattaaaatataatattttaaactgtaaaacaaaatataaaattttcatttcatcccaaaatgcCTTGCTGTGCGTCTTTGAACTCTAAATACGAAATTGCTCAAAAGCCTCCAATTATGACCCGCTTTCAACCCAAATAACAGATTCCTTGTTAGTggttcattaaatagaaaaaggGAGATGTGGTATATGATAACAGATTTCTTGGCACGTTGGGCTTCTGATTAgaaatcacttaattaaattaaacacAACCAAATCATGCTATGACTATTCTTTTGaaactaaaacaaattagaGCAATATTTAAAAATGGCAGAACgcataagaaaattattagaaaGCTTTTCAATTCAGGATTTAAAGTGATAACGTATTAATTAGACATGAGcttgagtgcaaagtgtgtaCACTTTCCTAACATAAGTAACATTTAATCATCTCAAATGTTAATACAGCATACATAGATGTTTTTGGAGAATTAAGCTACAATTTCTATCCTTCaactactattaattatttttataatttgaatacgTACATTGattgttatcttttatttttgtgttggcAAATTCATGTGTCAAAACATGTTcttgtattaaaatattcagTGTTAAGGGGTAAGTTGGTGATGAATTCGATACAAGACTTGAAAGATTCCAATTTATGTATGTTGTTTTTTGGGAAAAACTAGTCAAAGTTAAAACGGAAATATATCTTGATCTATACATTGGATGAAGGGAAATTTGGTGACGTTGAAAagtttattcaaatttttataactttgtatttcacaaaaattttcctttttcagtgtTTAGTGTGTCAAAACGGGGTTCTCTAGAGGAATTCAAAATCCAGACTTATATATGCATTCAAGAACTTGAATATAAGATACACACCTGGCCATTATCATGGGTGTTTGGACTTGTTTTTCTGAATTTGGACAGAATAACTTGTATGAATGTCCAAACGGAGAGCAGTTTAATTGTACCACAACAAAAATCATGAAACTCTAGTGAATTCCTAACTTTGCATCTTAACTTCCACCTCAAAACTTACCATATTGAGGATTTTAGGGTTTAAATTCGAAAccttaaaataatttaggggtttcaatccgaaatcctaaaataatttaggggtttcaaagattgaaacccctaaattattttagggtgaatagttagggtttcaatccgaaaccctaaattaatttaggagtttTAATCCTTGAAACCCTTAAATtcttttagggtttcgaaaaaaaggaaaaaataaaccaatcacGGAGAGATTCACACATGAACACACTGTACAGATCAAACATCAACCATTCAAACCAGcgaaccacatgcacaatcaagtctccacagcacacaattcacaaaatctcatcctTCATCTCCGActaaaccccatccttcctccaatctccattccataaaataaatatcacaaaaaattgtagtagatttagggtttcttaccttTGGTGACGGAGATGAAGATGGAGTCATGGAAGGCTGTGGCAACGATGACGGCTACGGTGACGGCAAGCGACGGAGCGAGACACAAAGAGCGCGGTGACtggggaaagagagagagagagagagagagagacagtgaTCTCACCAGGGGGAATTCAACTGGTAGAGCAATCCAATTGCTTTTACTCTTctaaataaagtaattatacgTGGTAATTAGCATGGTATGCATGAACCACAAAgtaaagttacaaaaataaatttataaaataacatgctttaatatattttagatttattttataataaaaatatttttatgatttgacATAAAATTcagtcacattaatttataaattttatttttacgccaaacatttattcaaataaatttttgaattgtaaaattatcattttcttttagaaaaattgCTATTATGTCGTCTAAGTTATACCGCTCGGTTTGTCTCATTGACATGGCACCACCCATATGGTGCTACGTGGCTtactaaaaaatgtaaaaatacaaaCATGAAAAGGATAGAGAGAacttattgttataattttttttaatgtttttggatgttattttgttttgaaaatatatttttaatttttttaataagtcacgtgGCATAATGGTTCCACATCAATGAgacaaaataaacaatataactGAGCGGCATAGTGTCAATACTTTACCTTAATTTGTATAGATTATCGATATATACAGAttgacttttgttttttcaactCATGTTCAAGAAGCCCTCCAAACAAGCTTGTATTTTGTTTCGACTTTGACATGTTATTCGGATCCTATTATAGGATGACAtgcaattaaaattatttgcatTATTAATAGCTTTTAATATCATCTTATAAGACATATGACCTGAAGACATAGCACCCAAACCTCCAAAATGGAGGTCTTGGATTCGACCCCCTCCGCGActccgaaaaaaaaaacatattatatcgTGACAAGATGTGAATGTTTGTATTTTGATTTATAAGGTGTGTTTGGTTATGAggtgatataattttattattattcattactatttacaaactattcattttatttatttataactttctcactattattcacagattatcTGAGATCACTTTTACATCTCAACATATTCttagtaattaatttgtaattacatttGGTTATGATAAATGTTACTTATCATCTCGGTCACATCGCACACcaacatataatttatcaattttgttcttttatttaaacatgcatatttacacatcaataatGTGTGCTTAAATAGAAGcgtaaaaatgacaaatcatatagtgtgtggtgtaggaaACGATAAGTAGAACTTTTCAATCAAAATAGAGAAACAAGTCCCAGATTTCCTATGACCTTCTAACAATTGaacataaatatgttttttcaacaaaatcagaTACTAGAAACTTGTGGATATTAAGGTGCACTTGAAGTAAATAATCAATAACTTGCTATTCTCCCGACATAAAATAGCTAATCGTTTCATTGAACACCCGTATTCAGTttcttgtaatttaatttagcTCCCCGAGTTCTCAATTTTGTGAataaattcatcttttatttatttttatttaggccatgtttggaaagtgagatgagttgaaaacatgttatctcatttcaaaattattcataatttcctttccaaacatcacttaaataaaaaaatacttttcaatttcaaatattcaacttatttatctaatcattacctaatcattacaatttttccaaatttttaaacagaacacaaaaaaaaatacaactttttcaaatttcaaaataaaaattgaaaaaattatattaacaaattatattcaaataattttttaattcaactttttctcttttatttttcaaaacccagtAAAACATCTTAAATTAAACTATTTCGCTACTATTGatcacataattctcatatGATCTCATTTACCCAAAACATGCACTTAAACACTCACTGTATACTTGCAACAAATTGTTTATCACCCATTTAATgcaaactatttattttagaataaactTTTTATTGATACTAagatgaaagagaaatgatatttgttgtCTTAGGGTGTGAAAGTACTGCacaatatcttttaaaaaatggataaatataagaccatcttgaaaaaattaattttttaataatatacctCATAACTTTTTAAAGGGAGTATTCTAGATTTACACACTCTCAGACAGTGCCTAATATTACTGTTTTATAGTAAAAGAAAGTAAATGCTTACACTAGCTTGAGAGCACTGCTACTGACTGAAagagattcccaacctgtggccaagGGCAGAGTTTGGGTCCAAACGATCCCTAACTCTAACACACCGGACCTAATAGTGTATACCAGCCAAAGAACAATGaaacatgaaagtatagttTTTCTTAAagtgtttatgcatgaaagtatggctTATTCTTTAAAcagtttatgcatgaaaacatTGTCAAgattagcaaatgtttatgtatgtatgttttcaaaagaaaagattatgtgattagTAAGTTAACAACATGGCTTACTGAttactgagtattagactcactttgtgtttatgttttaaacgtccaggtattGATGGAGAGATTGGGGAGCCTGGCACTACCGAGGAGGGAGGGGCCGATGCTCAATGTTCCCCTATTGGTTTGACCCttttgatgatgatggtttatgttttaagatGGGTCCTATGTTGGGACGTTTTGTTGAATTAACTTTTAGACAATGTATCTTTTGGGTATGATGTAATTTCTTTGGTGGGGCGATGGTAACGATTTAACTTCTATGGTCAGGTGATGGTAACCCCCCATATGTTGGCTTAACACCTTTTTGTATGTATTGTAGGGACTAAGTTCCCTCTTATTTAGAACTAGTTATGTTTTGATAAATGAATGATGAACTCTGAGAATCCTTTATGGAAAATGTTAAATCGAATGTCTATCAAGTGTTCCCCTCTCTTAAATTAGGAATTTATAGTACATGCGTGATGTGTTCATGCTTATCACATATTACtttagtagaaaaaaaaaataagtatatatatatatatataaatatacagaTACAATAGGGAAATAACAGGTCAAGGGTAATGACCTCGCCCTTGGTAGCCCTTGGTAGGGCAGGGATGTTACAATGCCCAATGCCAACTTCATCACTTTATGACTTGGAACCCAATAGTCTTTTCATATCTTAATAAAATCACTAGTCCCAACCCTCAATCGACACCCTTCAAGTAGCCCTTTTTTATGTCTCAAATATCCCACTCCATGCATAAGATGAATGTAATCCCAAAGTAGCTTGGAGAAAAGTACCATTAGGAAAGTATTTGGCCTTATAGATCCTTCGTAACAAAGACCCTTTGTTTTGTAATATCCCCCAACCTTGCTTAGCCAATAAAGTCTATTAAAGGAATGTAAGCTTCTAAAACCCATCCCACCTCTGAACTTAGAAGTACACAACTTTTGCCAACTTAGCCAATGCATTTTTTGCTCACTATCCCTCTACCCCCACTAGAATCTAACCATTATCCATTCCAATTCTCAACAAAAACTCAATGGCAGCTTGAAACAAGACATAGCATAAGCGGGAATTGACAAAGTCACTGCTTTAATGAGAACTTCTCTCCCACCTTGTGATAACAGTTTTTCTTTCCAACTTTGCAACTTATTCCACACCCTTCTCATAATATTAGCAAATGCTCTAGACTTGGACCTCACCGCTAGGTTAGGTAACCCTAGATATTTATCATACTGTTGGGAGGTCTTAACACCCCACAAACTCAACAACTCCATTTGTTTACCAGCATCAACATTCTTTGAAAAAACCACatcagttttctctttattaactTTCTGACCAGATGCTTTCTCATACTTCTCTAAAACTCCCCGAATATGTCTAGTAGTTTGAACATCAGCTCTACAAAAAATAATGCTATCATCCGTGAACAATAAATGACTCACCGTTGGAGCCCCTCAGCACACTCTAATCCCCCTCACAAGCTGTTTATTATCTGCATCTTTTAACAAAGCAATGAGACCCTCAGTACATAGGAAAAATAGGTAAGGGGATAATGAATCCCCTTGCCTAATTCCCCTAGTGGGTAGAATAGGTCCATGAGACTCCCCATTGACCAAAACTAAGAAAGAAACTGTCTTCACACATTGTGTAAGCAGCTTCACAAAGCATTGGGCAAAACCCAGtttcaacaaaattttttccaaaaaactcCACTCGACTCGAATGTAGGCCTCactcatatccaatttaagGGACATATAACCTTTTTGACCATATTGTTTGTGCCTCAAATAATTAACCAGCTCATTGGCCACTAAAACATTGTTAGTTATCAACCTTCCACCAACAAAGGCACATTGTGACTCATAAATAATAGCAGGCAAAAAAACCTTGAGTCTATTCACTATGACCTTAAAAACCAACTTATACAccacattacaaagactaattGACCGAAAATCACCTTGATCACATTCCAGAATAGAATCTCCATTCACTCAGCCCATTACATTCCCTTCACTAACATAGCCCACTACATTTCCCTCATTAACACGCCTACCAAGCTTCCTTCCATTCCTTCCAACGGTTCATTCAACTTCTCAGAAACATGCACGTGTGAAAGGCTCAAACCACCACTTTCCTTACTCAACCGTTCAACATCATTAACCCCCACTCCTTCATGACTCCTCTTATCATCTGAATAACTAGCATCGATGGAATTTTTTGATACGTCTGCAATGTCAGGAGCTGTTGATGCCGCAATTGTCTCCCCCACCTTCCGTGCATTACTGTGCTCACCTGCCTGAACATCCCCCTTCGGTGACAGTTGAAGACGGCCTAATGCTTTAGCTACTTTTCCACCATGACCAACTCCACGCATCCATTGACCATAGGGAAGATGACCCTGTTTCACTTCAAATTGTCCCCATTGTTCACAGTCTCTTTGAGAATGACCAATTCTCCCacaaaagtaacaaaaattGGGTAATCTCTCATACGAGAATTGCACCCAGTAAGGGACACTAGAACTGATGTATAGCTTCTTCCCCCTTAACAGAGGCTTTGTAATATCCAGACAAGCTCGAGCATGTAGAAATTCGCCCTAAGCAATCACCCCATCAAGCAGATCGACCTCCTCAGCTGTATCGAGAGTACTTCCAATCAGCCTTCCCACAAATTCACTTCGAGCCATTAGAGGTacgggtgggcagcggggccgcCCCTGTTCGCCTCGCCCTGCTTCTGG includes these proteins:
- the LOC109021272 gene encoding cytochrome P450 89A2-like, producing MEVWFIILISLSACFYLKSLFSFFSSSKTTKKNVSQGNLPPGPPTLPFIGNLHLLPKSMVDLRSLIYDLSHKYGPILTVYLGSEPLIFITSYTLAHQALVRHGATFASRPAVVPVSVVLSNKRKDIGASPFGPTWKALRRNLISEVLHPTSLKSYSVERKRVLDSLIKGFHESSKLNQPVRLLDHIHHAVFSLFIRMAFGELSETQIKEVEGTQYQLLVAYEQFSVFGTWPRLGKLLLRNRWKRYQQFLKNQDDVILPLIRARKKLRQERGKAFELISYTDSLLDLKISGEKGNVEEEDILSLCSEFINAGADTSTTMLQWVLAYLVKHPRIQSKLFAEISEVVAKGAKEVEEDDLHKIPYLKAVVLESLRIHPPNTSLIPHTVMEDVELGGYTIPKDTTVNIVTALIGRDPNVWENPMEFRPERLLTGEDIGEEVSDVTAFKMMPFGAGRRMCPGNRLGLLLLQYLVSNLVWNFEFKTVDGEGVDLSEKEEFLVVMKNPVRAYISPRIK